The following are from one region of the Tenacibaculum dicentrarchi genome:
- a CDS encoding TonB-dependent receptor — MNKIIIAFFILLAGIINTVAQGNSISGHVLNNNNEPLIGVNILLKEKNIGAETGFDGSFEIKTSKGKFTLIVSYIGFKTREILVNAPVNLSNIILYEGNELLQEVLLTSRNNKFSRKKTAYVSKLPLKDIENSQVYTTVTSEMLESQVVTNLDEAMANATGVYKLWEATGRGPGNGTSFFSTRGFSVQPRLIDGIAGVTFSAIDPSYIERIEVIKGPAATLFGSTETSLGGLINIVTKKPYQGTGGSISYTAGSFGLHRASVDYNTSLDTSKKAFFRVNASFLTQGSFQDAGFKDTYFIAPSLSLRVNNRLNISAGLEFSKTKQTNPSMLFLRRGLPLISKNIKEMGVDPKKSFTNNDINLTNPTFNTRAIADYKLSDTWTSQTVFSSSYAQTKGYYQYQFDGGVAALLQINQVYNQLENAKKNGLITAPQLAFINANINPFTTQITTEAGKMLATDSFVRTYSKRDANETRFNLQQNFTGNFNIGQLRNRLVFGVDYVSNTRNNRNKNGNPNLTKQSQFPQLIGTLNALGLNAVSDGITASFFRFPYIDAFLNGNGTIANNSFTPTANYSPDKAQLDADFKKIPAFKNQTKQQTLAAYVSDVINITPELIVNVGLRLDHFIQDGQLSRKEDDYTKTTLSPNFGVSYQALKNKLSVFTNYQTGFVNVNPVVNASGTVDVFQPQKAKQFEGGIKTNFFNNKLNIGASYYNITVKDFTTSDPTIPLFPKTIDIAEVVSKGFEFELNANPINGLNLRGSYSFNDMKYTNVYSQKAKREVTEFKNRRPEAAGPKGLYNFWADYAFQEDSFAKNFGLGFGFNGASENLTVNNKTSGTFTLPSYTILNASAYYNLKKIRVGFKVNNLTNKTYYTGWTTINAQPSRAFLGSVSYNF, encoded by the coding sequence TTGAATAAAATTATAATAGCGTTTTTTATATTATTAGCTGGAATAATAAATACAGTAGCGCAAGGAAATAGCATTAGTGGTCATGTATTAAATAATAATAACGAACCTTTAATTGGTGTTAATATCTTATTAAAAGAAAAAAATATAGGAGCAGAAACAGGTTTTGATGGAAGTTTTGAAATTAAAACATCAAAAGGAAAATTCACCTTAATCGTATCATATATTGGTTTTAAAACCAGAGAAATTTTAGTAAATGCACCTGTAAACCTTTCTAATATCATATTATATGAAGGAAATGAATTGCTTCAAGAGGTTCTTTTAACCAGCAGAAACAACAAATTTTCTCGTAAAAAAACAGCTTATGTATCTAAATTACCTTTAAAAGATATAGAAAATTCTCAAGTATATACTACGGTTACTTCGGAAATGCTAGAATCTCAAGTTGTAACTAATTTAGATGAAGCAATGGCGAATGCTACAGGGGTTTACAAACTTTGGGAAGCTACAGGAAGAGGTCCTGGAAATGGAACTTCTTTTTTTTCTACTAGAGGATTTTCTGTACAACCAAGACTTATTGATGGTATTGCTGGTGTTACTTTTAGCGCCATAGATCCTTCTTATATTGAACGTATTGAGGTTATAAAAGGACCCGCTGCTACGCTGTTTGGTAGTACTGAAACTTCTTTAGGTGGTTTAATTAATATCGTAACTAAAAAACCTTACCAAGGTACTGGTGGAAGTATTTCGTACACCGCAGGTTCTTTTGGGCTTCATAGAGCATCAGTTGATTATAATACAAGTTTAGACACTTCTAAAAAAGCATTCTTTAGAGTTAATGCTTCGTTTTTAACGCAGGGTAGTTTTCAGGATGCTGGTTTTAAAGACACTTATTTTATAGCGCCTTCGCTTTCTTTAAGAGTAAATAACCGATTAAATATATCGGCAGGGTTAGAGTTTTCTAAAACAAAACAAACCAATCCTTCAATGCTATTTTTACGTAGAGGACTGCCTTTAATATCTAAAAACATTAAAGAAATGGGAGTCGATCCTAAAAAATCTTTTACCAATAACGACATTAATTTAACCAATCCGACATTTAATACAAGAGCTATTGCTGATTATAAACTATCGGATACTTGGACTTCTCAAACAGTATTTTCGAGTAGTTACGCCCAAACTAAAGGCTATTATCAATATCAATTTGATGGTGGTGTTGCAGCACTTTTACAAATAAACCAAGTATATAATCAATTAGAAAATGCGAAAAAAAATGGTTTAATAACAGCACCTCAACTTGCTTTTATTAACGCCAACATAAACCCGTTTACTACTCAAATAACAACCGAAGCAGGAAAAATGTTAGCTACTGATTCTTTTGTTAGAACTTACAGTAAAAGAGACGCCAACGAAACAAGGTTTAATTTACAGCAAAATTTTACAGGAAATTTCAATATTGGTCAATTGCGTAACAGGCTTGTTTTTGGTGTTGATTATGTTTCTAATACTCGAAATAATCGAAATAAAAATGGAAATCCGAATTTAACCAAGCAAAGCCAGTTTCCTCAATTAATTGGAACTTTAAACGCCTTAGGTTTAAATGCCGTTTCTGATGGAATAACCGCTAGCTTTTTCAGATTTCCATATATTGATGCCTTTTTAAATGGTAATGGAACAATCGCGAATAATTCATTTACACCTACCGCAAATTACAGCCCTGATAAAGCTCAGTTAGATGCTGATTTTAAAAAAATACCCGCTTTTAAAAATCAAACAAAACAACAAACACTAGCAGCCTATGTTTCTGATGTAATAAATATTACACCTGAATTAATTGTTAATGTTGGTTTGCGTTTAGATCATTTTATTCAAGACGGGCAGTTATCTAGAAAAGAAGACGACTATACCAAAACTACCTTATCACCTAATTTTGGAGTGTCGTATCAGGCATTAAAAAATAAATTATCGGTATTTACCAACTATCAGACTGGTTTTGTAAACGTAAATCCTGTTGTAAATGCTTCGGGAACTGTTGATGTTTTTCAACCACAAAAAGCCAAGCAATTTGAAGGAGGAATAAAAACTAATTTCTTTAACAATAAATTAAATATAGGTGCTAGTTATTACAATATAACCGTTAAAGATTTTACAACCTCCGATCCAACAATACCTTTATTTCCTAAAACAATTGATATTGCAGAGGTGGTAAGTAAAGGATTCGAATTCGAATTAAATGCAAACCCTATTAATGGGCTAAATTTAAGAGGTTCTTACTCTTTTAACGATATGAAATATACTAATGTCTATAGCCAAAAAGCAAAAAGAGAGGTTACCGAATTTAAAAACAGAAGACCTGAAGCTGCAGGACCAAAAGGATTGTATAATTTTTGGGCTGATTATGCTTTTCAAGAAGATAGCTTTGCTAAAAACTTTGGTTTAGGATTTGGTTTTAATGGAGCTTCTGAAAACCTAACAGTAAACAATAAAACATCAGGAACTTTTACCCTACCTAGCTATACTATTTTAAATGCTTCGGCTTATTATAATCTTAAAAAAATTCGAGTAGGTTTTAAAGTAAACAACCTAACAAACAAAACATATTATACTGGTTGGACTACAATTAATGCACAACCTTCAAGAGCCTTTTTAGGAAGTGTTTCTTATAACTTTTAA
- a CDS encoding acyl-CoA thioesterase, which translates to MTAKTPIESLTVLTDLVLPGETNYLDNLFGGELLARMDRACSIAARRHSRRIVVTASVNHVAFSKAVPVGSVVTVEAKVSRAFKSSMEIYVDVWTEDRQSGVKTKVNEGIYTFVAVDETGRPVPVAPIVPETDLEKKRFEGALRRKQLSLVLAGKLDPKEATELKALFLGKEE; encoded by the coding sequence ATGACAGCTAAAACACCTATAGAATCATTAACTGTATTAACCGACCTTGTTTTACCAGGAGAAACAAATTATTTAGACAATCTTTTTGGAGGAGAATTATTAGCTCGTATGGACAGAGCTTGTAGTATTGCGGCGCGCCGTCATTCAAGAAGAATTGTGGTTACAGCTTCGGTAAATCATGTAGCTTTTTCAAAAGCAGTACCTGTGGGAAGCGTTGTTACTGTAGAAGCAAAAGTTTCAAGAGCCTTTAAATCATCTATGGAAATTTATGTAGATGTTTGGACGGAAGACCGTCAATCAGGTGTAAAAACAAAGGTAAATGAAGGAATTTATACTTTTGTTGCAGTAGATGAAACAGGAAGACCTGTACCTGTAGCACCTATTGTTCCAGAAACTGATTTAGAAAAAAAGCGTTTTGAAGGGGCTTTACGTCGAAAACAATTAAGCTTGGTTTTAGCAGGGAAATTAGATCCGAAAGAAGCAACAGAGCTCAAAGCATTATTTTTAGGTAAAGAAGAATAG
- a CDS encoding AI-2E family transporter produces the protein MKNSANFIIIISVIITTLVIGKGIIIPFIFALIFWFLTREIRKNIYKIPFAKKFIPIWLSNIFVFSFIILSFSFMSEIITNSIVNLSTSYSKYEPNIDVVIKNLNTYFHIDIIKSAKLIVGDFNYGAVLAETANAISSLLGDTFMIIIYALFMFLEESSFKKKLHKLFNGKETKNTSIQFILSKIEVSISNYLRLKTYVSLLTGILSYFILLLVGIDSAPFWAFLIFLLNYIPTIGSLIATIFPAVFSLIQFGELSPFLIVLIAVGAVQVVVGNFIEPKVFGKSLNLSPLVTILSLAIWGKIWGVTGMVLSVPITVIMIIVFSQFERTKTVAIFLSENGEIDTI, from the coding sequence ATGAAAAATTCAGCAAATTTTATCATCATAATTAGTGTTATTATTACCACTTTAGTTATTGGTAAAGGAATTATAATTCCATTTATTTTTGCCTTAATTTTTTGGTTTCTAACTCGTGAAATTCGTAAAAACATCTATAAAATACCCTTTGCTAAAAAATTCATCCCTATTTGGTTGAGTAATATTTTTGTTTTTAGTTTTATTATTTTGAGTTTTAGTTTTATGTCTGAAATTATTACCAATAGTATTGTTAATTTATCTACTTCCTATTCAAAATATGAACCAAATATTGATGTTGTTATAAAAAACTTAAATACCTATTTTCATATTGATATTATCAAATCGGCAAAATTAATTGTTGGTGACTTTAACTACGGAGCTGTTTTAGCAGAAACAGCAAACGCTATTAGTAGCTTGCTTGGTGATACTTTTATGATTATAATTTATGCCTTATTTATGTTTTTAGAAGAAAGTAGCTTCAAGAAGAAACTTCATAAGCTATTTAACGGAAAAGAAACTAAAAATACTAGCATACAATTTATTTTGTCTAAAATTGAAGTTTCTATATCAAATTATCTTCGATTAAAAACTTATGTAAGTTTGCTTACTGGTATTTTAAGTTACTTTATTTTACTATTAGTAGGTATTGATAGTGCTCCTTTTTGGGCTTTTTTAATTTTTTTATTAAACTATATTCCAACTATTGGCTCATTAATTGCCACCATTTTCCCAGCCGTATTTAGCTTAATTCAATTTGGAGAACTTTCGCCATTTTTAATTGTATTAATTGCCGTTGGGGCGGTTCAGGTAGTTGTTGGTAACTTTATAGAACCTAAAGTTTTTGGAAAATCATTAAATTTAAGCCCTTTGGTAACCATTTTATCTTTAGCTATTTGGGGTAAAATATGGGGCGTTACGGGCATGGTTTTAAGTGTCCCAATTACCGTAATTATGATTATTGTTTTCTCTCAATTTGAAAGAACAAAAACAGTAGCTATCTTTTTATCTGAAAACGGAGAAATTGATACAATATAA